Below is a window of Populus alba chromosome 2, ASM523922v2, whole genome shotgun sequence DNA.
taagagcatctccaatgcaaaatgttattttgaaaagctaaattgataaaatagtattttgaatagtataaatatagctttttttatcatatctattccaatggaaaaaaaccatttgaagAGTCATTTATATTAGAGTGGAAgaaacaagtgttttattattttttaataaatttgatgtttttttttcacatgactacatttaattggtttatttttttagtggctCTACTTTGTTGGTTTCGACTCTTTGAAAAGATatgtaaaaatagtatttatagGAGAGAAAAAGtattttagcattttgtttAGCTTTTTCCTTGAAgtgtgcaaaacaaaaaaaaaataaataaaaatattatttttttatttttgactttCCATTTCGCTTCTCCATCGAAAATTCTAAGAAACAATAACAATGGAATCCAGCCACCAACACATAACTTAAATCTGACGTTAAGCTCAGCCACTTTCGATGTCCTgcttttttcttagtttaaggGCCGTGTGGGCCAATGTGGTGGGCTTAACACCAACGTCATTAGAAAAGAGCCCATCAAAGCCTATGTGGGCAATTAAGCTCAAATAGCCTGGTTTTCAGTGACTGCTTCCGGCCATTCCTGCTTGTTTTGCCATCCCATTCAAGGCCCGACTGTTTCTCAACTGttcgttttgtttttcttttttgggccCAAGTTTGTTTGCCTGCGCGTTACCCAACAACTCATCAGTCTTGATCTGGCCACGTGTGCAGAGGAGTTACCCGTATTGTCGTAAAATCAGTCATCAACCATCGGAAAACCTTTTCTTCGAGCTCGAAGCCTCAACTCAAGAGTATGGATTCAAATGTTGTTGTTAGCTGTGGCTCAAAAGACATCGATTCCTGCAAAATCTTGTAGGATGTATgttaatattgatgaaaaacCAAATTGTTTATCATACCACATGCCTTCAAGTTTTAGCATCCTCTAAAATTTGTGGTATGGAATTGAGGGTGGAGCTCATCtaacaaaacactaaaataacgaagacttttattgtttcatcacctctacatctttttttttcacgtatttttttttaatttgatcattcatGGCCTAGAAGTGGAGTTCTtgtggagtaaaaaaaaatgcaggcgCAAGAAACTtaagaggagaagaaagaataaaaaggaggaaaagaaagaagaaaaatcggTTGCCAAACCCGCAATGGAGCTCCATTTCTATCACACACTGCCTTGTAACGATGCTATTGCGTGTACAATCTCgacaacactaaaaaataacGCCATCAAAGCTCAAAGAAAGTAGCGTGCTTGTTCTATATTGCGATGACCTTCATCATATGTTGGCATGTTAATTATCCAAGATAATATTCTTATCAAAATAGTATTTTCTTACAAACctttgagtcattttcaaattaacaaaataatttttttatgtatataaaaattattaaaattttattttaaataaataaattattaatgagtagagaaaaatctcaaacaacCCTTAATTATCCTATTCAAAGtactcttgaattttttaaaattcaattttttatttatggtgaCTAATTAATGATTGGTAATGATAGAAATTAATTCTTCAACTTTCTAAAAGTTTaagccaataatttttttagatttttacacAATCTTCTTCGCcttatattttagtgttttatacttactttctgttttgattttttttctaaaatctagaatttaagtttatattgttgagagatatttaaatttcatatttttttaattcaaaaaacttgatttaaaaacacatataaattgaaatgatgGTGTTGAAATCTTAAGAGATATACTATATACATCTTAGTTGCAAGTGAGGAgaaataaacatatataaaatgctTCATtacttcaataaataaatatctttcttgttttaatttaatcgtagttgatataatatatatatattgagtttatagatttaaacatatataaattctAGTTTTTTCTAGGATATTTTTTGTTGGACATGCCCTTGAGATGATAAACTaccaatatataattatatactaattatttttaaattacaatctTGTTATAATAAACTAAACCATTTGCACAATTTTGATACCATAAACTAAACATACTTGCATACATGTTTTAATGGTGCCCGGGTTTGTAATATTCTGATTGTGGTAAACCATAGCCAAGGTTAGGGTAAAAAACTTTGCGAAGATGGTTATATTTTTGGACATCAAAACCATGGATCTTCATGAGTTTCTTTTGTTTGGCCTTGAAGCGTTGCTGGAAGTAACCTTCAAAAGAGGGCTCAGTGGATGTTCTCAGGAAGAAACCATAGGCTATGGCGAAGTGAAGGGAGGTGACGAAGAAACATATCGGCTCCATGACATCCCAGTTAAGTTCCCAGAAGGTGAGCCTCATGAACCCAAGTGTCTGGATCACTAGAAAGCCCAGCCCACAATAAAGCTCTCCTCGGACCTGGGTTCTAGCCTTCTGGTCGATTATCACCTTTAGTTTCTCCATATGCTCAAGGTGTTCTCTTCTCGGATCATCAGGAGCTGCAATGGTCTGGGATATCATATTCTCCATTGATATCGCCACCTGgtacattaaaaagaaaaaaacatcaagatGAACACGATAAACTGAGTTACATAAATTAGTTAATCATAATTGTCACGATTATGGCATTATTTCTCCGGTTGTCCCATGGCAAGTCTAGAAAAACAAATGGCCATAGGACAGTAACACACACAGACCACTTGTGTCCTATATATGGACAAGGGCCATCAATATTTCGAAGAATCATATCTATTTGTATCACTTCTCCTGGGATACGGCCTCCTCTAGATGGGGGCAAAAGTTACCCAGCAAAATTTAATGATCTTTTTGCCAGCGGCCCTTACATAAGCTAATCTTCTTTgtcattatatataatttaaatcttaCGGGACACAAATTACAGcataacaagaagaaaaaaaaatgggaggACTGTTGTTGATCAAATAATTAAagctaattgaaaaaaaaattaatacctgCTCAGGCCTGAGAAACACAATGTTTCCTAAAACGATGACGTTTCCGGACTGGTCAAGCAACTTGGCAAACTCAACACCTTGACCTTCATTTCCACACTCATCAACACAAATTTTGACAAACTCCGAATAACAAATCGACCCTCTTGGAATCTCTCTAAGTTTGGCCTTCAACTTCTCCACAAGAGAAAACCTCAAGATCTTCTTTGCATTCTCAACAGAAATCCCGAACTTATTAGCCTCTCCAGCGATCTCTTCCGGAGGAGTCAGACCATCAAGGTGGAGCCTGTCACCGGAAATGAGCTTTTCTCTTAACTTCTCTCCCACCGGCATGGACATGAATTCGGGTAACTGGCTAATGGCTCTACGGTGAAGGAAACGCCGGAAAAACCCTGTATCGACGGAATCTCCAGTGAGAAACTCTTTAAATGGATTCGTTTTGGAAGCTGCATTATTTTGTGGTGTTGTAAGAGATTTAATTGGTGATGAGTGGTCTAGAGCTACTGCCGGCGATGCAACTCTATAATCGTTGGTCACAGCACGCTTCGAAAATAATTTTCGAAACGCCATTTGATTAGAACAGAGAGAATCCGGTGATTTGAAGTGCTTGAATGAGGTTGAAGAGTGATGATGAGTGAGAGGGGCACggtacatatacatatatatatacagtttttttttttttttttttttttttttttaaaaaaaaagtaaagggaAAGAGAGGAGAACCGAAATGAAAATGCATTGAATCAGTTTTTACCATTTATGACCTCGATCTGGATtccattattaatttattacacCGACTTCGGTTATATTAAATCCAGTCGGGTATCATTAATTAACTTAGTaatttgttgataaaaaaaaatttatattgaaacGGGTTAGAATTGCTCCAGTTAActtatcatattaatttttttattttgaacaaccctgtaaacaaaagaaagagagattcaatttgaattgttttagttttttttttaataatatcattttcattttttttttttttttaattttaaaataatactattttaaattaatttagattgatcAATTCAACTTATAATCTAGATTTTAAACCAAACCATGTGCCGATCAAAACTTATATTTATGCTCAAAatgtaaaattttaagttaatttttaaaataaaaaatatatacaagtattgtgaatgtatttttttgacacaatgagattttttaatttataatagaaaaattgatgcttggttttaataaaataaattaaaaattatataaactaataaatcttaaaaataattggtaatattaattaaataatgaagtACAAATATGAAAGATAAATGTATAAGATGATATTTCATGTCCTGTGATGTGGGGtgctctttaaaattttatttaattatttatggcaatgaaaatgaattttcataaaaaataataatttaaattctgtataaaaatcataattgtcagtataaatactttttattcttaatatattatttaacgaTTTGATAATCATAAAAATGAATCCTTTTAATGAAAACCTATTTCCCTTTTTAatgctttctttgttttctttttaaatggaaattgttaaaattaagtaattTTCCAAATTGTTGGACAATATAGTAACGTTCTCCTCGTAAAGATAAACTAGTTTTAAATCGAGTAGTTTTAAGTATTGGAAAGTACCATCATTAGTTTATATATGAATAGTGAAcgaggttgtttttttttcttttcatttttcttcttccttttttcaatttttttttcaatatttatctaattcaatgttcatataaacaataaaaaaaaattattttttttctttttattttcctattttatcttttaataattaattaatttaaatttatctttttaaatgattttactttgttttttacgAGATTATATATTAGAGTctaaaacatttgatttgtgtttgattttatgagtttatttttattatcaaatttctCAAAACTTAGTGGAGTACATAATTGATTACAGATTTAAAGGGTTAAACAGTGAAATCCGAGTCAATTTAATACGTTACcgtcttaatattaaaatacaaaagttatcttaaatttttttaaaagtcaagttatattttttattggtgattTAGATTGTCTTTAAACCTGTCAAATTAATTAGATCATGTCATGATGAttttcacataatttaattttaaatttaatttaagaataagTCGGGCtatgaagttttaaaattaacttattaaattaagtttaataataatattaaacagtAAACTTGAACTATTTTTtcgttcaaaaaaaattatgattaattcaAGCTGCAAATAGCGCTACCCTACAGTAGCATAacaaaatgattaatttgtaatagaaaTTTGGGAAACATGTATAAAAGTTTATAATTAGTGAAGAGTGTTTTTCCttcaagaaaggaaaacacttttcccTATCAAAGccatatgttttcttttgaatggcaaacattttctttgatttactttatgaaaaaaaacaaaacaaaaacgagCTCTGGAAAATATGCAACTGTAAGCAAATCTGGCGTTGGGTAGCCCTAACATCACCGGAGCTTTTTACACGGAGAAGCACGAGAAAATGCAAATCTGAGAAGAGACAAGAACTTCAAGTCCCCATTAGCTGCATTTAGTATGATGCAATAACAGCTAACAAAACGATGATGCAATAGACAGTGAATAATTCATTGGTCACTGGTAGAAACGTCGCATGCCAAAACCTCCTTACTTGTCACCTCGAAGGGCTTCTCTTTTGCATGCATCGCCCTGCCCTTTTGTACGCCTGCCAAATGCCTCGCAGAGCTTGCTTCTATGAAGAATGCCTGCCATATGCACTCTCAATGAAGaa
It encodes the following:
- the LOC118028083 gene encoding calcium uniporter protein 4, mitochondrial; protein product: MAFRKLFSKRAVTNDYRVASPAVALDHSSPIKSLTTPQNNAASKTNPFKEFLTGDSVDTGFFRRFLHRRAISQLPEFMSMPVGEKLREKLISGDRLHLDGLTPPEEIAGEANKFGISVENAKKILRFSLVEKLKAKLREIPRGSICYSEFVKICVDECGNEGQGVEFAKLLDQSGNVIVLGNIVFLRPEQVAISMENMISQTIAAPDDPRREHLEHMEKLKVIIDQKARTQVRGELYCGLGFLVIQTLGFMRLTFWELNWDVMEPICFFVTSLHFAIAYGFFLRTSTEPSFEGYFQQRFKAKQKKLMKIHGFDVQKYNHLRKVFYPNLGYGLPQSEYYKPGHH